Proteins encoded in a region of the Teredinibacter purpureus genome:
- a CDS encoding EAL domain-containing protein: protein MLKTAAQCILLLCCVYAAESLAYIPNATSFELSHAERMWLDKHPNITVAFDGHFPPYSFVNNNGEVEGISVDVFKILERKLGIGFVQSRDNTWNTLYQAAQNREIDVVATMVKKPERESSFHFTSPYIMKSLVIITEAENQAITQRDDLNNKTVALVKGYHYIKGILKEYPSIKPYYVDTILEGLRAVSTDKADAAITFLGAAHYIRSQYLLTNLKYAAVYDKKNAFERIAVRSDWPQLQSILDRALTSIPEATMQQLRAKWLPADYDDLIVEIDLSEQEQQWIAEHRDIRLGIDPEFAPFEFLSNKRYSGIASDYIQILNQRLDLNMQVVPDLSWDEVMSKVEIGEIDVLPSIGKNQQRLAYLNFTEPYLNFHRVIITRWNAPFITSLSDLSDLSVGVQIKTSHHGYLLENSTITPRTFTTLQAALLALSGGKIDAMIGNVASSTYWIRKLNLTNLKVSAPVSNEAQNLHFAIRKDWPELVTILQKGLDSISPQKKKNISEKWLYIKVEPTRDYSLVWKTGLGFSIVITAILLWNLLLNKKVRERTSELMRYAYYDQLTGLPNRFLIQDRLSLLITEANRNTHKLAMLSVDLDDFKKINDSYGHASGDKILIEVASSFKSVLPAHHILGRLGGDQFLIILNRLDDTSSAAKTAKNLLKILEKPFAIDDNAITFTASIGIAIYPNDGSSAEELLKNADSATHHSKAQGNGSFEYFTHCLHKTVSRRLKIEEQMRTALQKNEFFVVYQPKFYSASNLPMGCEALLRWHNKDLGDIYPDEFIPIAESNGMIEPLGQFVLQSALQTLAIMHNRHNVIISMAVNFSPRQFQSPHLLDKIQQALDAAGMEPRFLEIEITEGVLMSGSSNIEMSLKALKGMGISLAMDDYGTGYSSLSYLRKFTFDILKIDREFITELESNQSDQQLVAATIAMAHSLNIKVVAEGVETEIQYALLKKYHCDILQGWYISKPLLEDALFAWIEKPHTLRQQQ, encoded by the coding sequence ATGCTCAAAACTGCTGCCCAATGTATATTATTACTCTGCTGCGTATACGCAGCAGAAAGCCTTGCCTATATTCCAAACGCCACCAGCTTTGAACTGAGCCACGCAGAGCGAATGTGGCTAGATAAACACCCCAACATCACTGTCGCCTTTGACGGCCACTTCCCCCCTTACAGCTTTGTGAATAACAACGGTGAGGTTGAGGGTATTTCCGTTGATGTATTCAAAATACTAGAAAGAAAACTGGGCATTGGCTTTGTGCAATCACGGGATAATACATGGAATACCCTATACCAGGCGGCACAGAACCGAGAGATTGATGTCGTTGCAACTATGGTAAAAAAACCGGAACGCGAGAGTAGTTTTCACTTTACCTCGCCCTACATTATGAAATCGCTCGTAATTATCACCGAGGCCGAAAATCAAGCCATTACACAGCGAGACGATCTAAACAACAAAACCGTCGCCTTGGTTAAAGGTTATCACTATATAAAGGGTATTCTCAAAGAATACCCCAGCATAAAACCCTATTACGTGGATACCATTCTTGAGGGCCTTAGAGCGGTGTCTACAGACAAAGCCGATGCAGCCATTACTTTTCTTGGTGCCGCCCACTATATTCGTAGCCAATATCTACTAACTAATTTGAAGTATGCCGCCGTATACGACAAAAAAAACGCATTCGAACGCATTGCCGTTCGTTCCGATTGGCCGCAACTTCAAAGCATTCTAGATAGAGCCTTGACCAGTATTCCCGAAGCGACCATGCAACAACTACGCGCCAAATGGTTGCCAGCCGATTACGATGATTTAATCGTTGAAATTGACCTAAGTGAACAAGAACAACAATGGATTGCCGAACACAGAGACATACGGCTTGGTATTGATCCGGAATTTGCCCCATTCGAATTTTTATCGAATAAACGTTACAGCGGTATAGCGTCCGATTATATTCAGATATTAAACCAACGTCTCGATCTAAATATGCAGGTAGTTCCAGATTTAAGCTGGGATGAGGTTATGTCAAAAGTCGAAATCGGTGAGATTGATGTATTACCTTCCATCGGAAAAAATCAGCAACGGCTCGCCTATTTAAATTTTACCGAACCTTACCTGAACTTTCACAGAGTGATCATTACGCGGTGGAATGCACCATTTATTACCAGCCTTAGTGACCTTAGCGATCTTAGTGTTGGCGTACAGATAAAAACATCCCACCACGGTTACCTGCTCGAAAATTCCACCATCACCCCACGCACCTTCACTACACTGCAAGCCGCTCTATTGGCACTCTCTGGTGGAAAAATAGATGCGATGATTGGTAACGTCGCCTCATCGACTTACTGGATAAGAAAGCTTAATCTCACAAACCTGAAAGTATCGGCACCCGTATCCAATGAAGCTCAAAACCTACATTTTGCTATAAGAAAAGATTGGCCCGAGCTAGTTACCATTTTACAAAAAGGATTGGATAGTATAAGCCCACAGAAAAAGAAAAATATTTCTGAAAAATGGCTTTACATAAAGGTCGAACCAACTCGTGACTACTCTCTGGTATGGAAAACCGGGCTCGGTTTTTCGATTGTTATCACCGCAATACTATTATGGAACCTCTTACTGAATAAAAAAGTTCGTGAGCGAACCTCTGAACTTATGCGTTACGCCTATTACGACCAACTCACAGGCCTACCCAATCGTTTTTTAATTCAAGACCGGCTATCATTACTCATCACCGAGGCGAATCGTAATACCCATAAACTGGCGATGCTCTCAGTAGATCTCGATGATTTTAAGAAAATAAACGACTCCTACGGACATGCATCCGGCGATAAAATACTTATCGAAGTCGCCTCCAGCTTTAAATCGGTATTGCCTGCGCATCATATATTGGGCAGGTTAGGAGGCGACCAATTTTTGATTATTCTAAATAGGTTGGACGACACTTCAAGTGCCGCAAAAACAGCTAAAAATTTGCTTAAAATTCTGGAGAAACCGTTTGCGATTGACGATAACGCTATTACATTTACCGCCAGCATAGGCATAGCGATATATCCGAATGATGGTAGCTCGGCCGAAGAACTGCTCAAAAACGCCGATTCTGCGACGCACCATTCTAAAGCGCAGGGAAACGGATCATTCGAATATTTTACCCACTGCTTACATAAAACTGTGTCACGAAGGCTAAAAATAGAAGAGCAAATGCGCACAGCCCTCCAGAAAAATGAATTTTTTGTTGTCTACCAACCAAAATTTTATAGTGCCAGCAATTTACCTATGGGCTGTGAGGCATTGCTTCGCTGGCATAACAAGGATTTAGGCGATATTTACCCCGATGAGTTTATTCCTATTGCCGAAAGCAACGGTATGATCGAACCTCTAGGGCAATTTGTTCTTCAGTCTGCCCTACAAACCTTAGCGATTATGCATAACCGTCATAATGTAATAATTTCCATGGCCGTTAACTTCTCGCCACGCCAATTTCAATCCCCTCACCTGCTCGATAAAATACAACAGGCGCTAGACGCTGCAGGTATGGAGCCTCGCTTTCTGGAAATAGAAATTACAGAAGGGGTATTAATGAGCGGAAGTAGTAATATCGAAATGTCACTTAAGGCCCTTAAAGGCATGGGAATAAGCTTGGCAATGGATGACTACGGCACTGGCTATTCTTCTCTCAGCTACTTGCGTAAATTTACCTTCGATATTCTAAAGATCGATCGAGAATTTATCACCGAGCTCGAATCAAATCAGTCCGACCAACAACTTGTCGCTGCCACTATCGCTATGGCACACAGCCTCAACATTAAAGTTGTCGCTGAAGGAGTAGAAACGGAAATTCAATACGCATTACTTAAAAAATATCATTGCGACATTCTTCAAGGCTGGTATATCAGTAAACCACTACTAGAAGATGCTCTATTTGCATGGATTGAAAAGCCACACACATTACGCCAACAACAATAG